Part of the Acidobacteriota bacterium genome, TCTTTGAGGAGATCTGCCAAATTTTCAACAAGTTCTTCCTTGGAGGTGCCCTGTGTTTCGTAATCCGGAAACGAGTTCAAATGTCCGACGAAGAACTCGCCATCTTGCCAATATGTAAATTCAAGAGTCCTCATTGTCGTTACTCCGAATAACGTTTGAATATCAAACACGCGTTGGTTCCGCCAAAGCCGAAGCTGTTCGAGAGTGCGTATTCAACCTGAGTTTCGCGAGCTTCATTTGGAATATAGTCGAGGTCGCATTCCGGATCCGGGAACTCGTAATTGATCGTCGGCGGCAGTTTCCCTTCCTTGATCGCGAGCACCGAGAAAACGGCCTCGATACCGCCGGCGGCCCCAAGGGCATGCCCGGTCATCGATTTGGTCGAACTGACCGCTAGCCCATTCTTGGCATGCTCGCCAAATACCTTCTTGATCGCCAGCGACTCAAATTTATCGTTGTAGGGCGTCGAAGTTCCGTGGGCATTTACGTAGCCGATCTGTTCGGGCGAGATGCCCGCGTCCTTGATCGCTTTCTCCATCACGCGGATCGCCCCAGATCCGGTTTCGTCCGGCATCGTAACGTGGAACGCATCGCCGCTCATTCCGTAGCCGACTATCTCGGCCAGGATGTTTGCCCCGCGGGCCTTTGCGAACTCGAGCTCTTCGAGGATCATGATGCCAGAACCTTCGCCGATGACGAATCCATCGCGTTCGGCATCAAACGGGCGAGATGCCCGCTTCGGATCATCGTTTCTGGTCGATAGCGCCCGCATGGAGGCAAAGCCGGCGACCGACATCGGAGTGATCGCACTTTCCGCTCCGCCACAGATCATTGCATCCGCATCTCCGCGTTCGATGATCCTAAAGCTGTCGCCGATCGCATGGGCGCCGGCGGAACATGCAGTTGCGGTCGCCGAATTCGGCCCTTTCGCCCCGTGCCGAATAGATACATTTCCGGCTGCAAGATTGACGATCGCCGAAACGATAAAGAAAGGCGAAACGCGGTCCGGACCCGAGTTGAGCAGCTTTTCGTGCTCGCGCTCGATCGCCCAGAAATCACCGATGCCCGAGCTGATATAGGTACCGACCATGTCAGCGTTCGACTCGTCGATGACCAACCCGCTGTGCTTCATCGCCTCATCTGAGGCGGCAAGGGCGAAATGCGTAAAGGCTCCCATCCGGCGGGCTTCCTTCTTATCGAGAAAGCTGAGCGGATCGAAACCCTTCACCTCGCAGGCAAACTTGACCGAGAACTTCTCGGTGTCGAAACGCTTGATATCGTCGGCGCCGTTGACGCCGCTCATCAAGCCGTTCCAGGTGGTTGGAACGTCGTTACCGATCGGCGTAACGAGACCAACTCCGGTTACTACAACTCGACGTTTCATATTTTTCAGTGGTCAGGGGTCAGTGGCCGGCCGTCAGGCCTGAATGCCCACGCATTTACCGAATCCATTGACCAAAGTGCCGGCCTCTAAACTTTTCCAAGGCGCGGCCTCGCCACGAAATATGGCTCAAACAAAAAAAGCGTCGGCGGCCGGAACGAACTGAAAACCGGCCACCGACAACTGAGAACTATCCCTTGTGCTGCTCGACGTAAGCGTAAGCATCCCGGACGCTCTGGATCTTTTCAGCATCTTCGTCAGGGATCTCGATGTCAAACTCTTCTTCGAACCGCATCACTAGCTCGACCAGGTCGAGCGAGTCCGCGCCGAGGTCTTCGATGAAGCGGGCATTCTCCGTAACTTCGGCTTCATCTACACCCAATTCATCAACGATGATCTGTTTGATCTTATCCTGAACTTCTGACATATTTTCTCCTTTTATAGCGATTCCTTAGTATTTCTTAAACTCTCCGAATTCTCAACGTTCAAACAGCGAACGTCGCGGTCGATCTGCCTTACCAGACCAGATAGCACTTTGCCGGCACCGACCTCGATGACTGTTTCCACCCCATTCGATCTCAACTCGCGGACCGATTGCAGCCACTTGACCGGTGCGGAAACCTGCCGCGTCAGAGCATCGCAAACCCTCGTTTCATCCGAGTTAACTGCCGCATCGACATTATGCACTATCGGGAATCGGAATTCGGCATATTCCAGGGCCTTGAGGTCCTGTTCCAATCTTTCCTGTGCCGGCATCATCAGCGAGCAATGGAAAGGTGCGGAAACATTAAGCTTGACTGCCCTCTTTGCTCCACGTTCTTTCAGCAGTTCGCATGCTCGATCTACTGCGTCCGAATCGCCCGCGATTACTATCTGCGAGGGCGAATTGATGTTCGCCGGGCTGCAGACTTGGCCTTGGGCTGCGTCCGCACATGCAACTTCAACGGTTTCGACATCCGAGCCCAAGATAGCGGCCATCGCACCAACTCCGACCGGCACAGCTTCTTGCATATACGTCCCGCGTTTGCGAACGGTCCGCACGGCATCGGCAAAATCCAAGACGCCCGCTGCGACCAGAGCCGAATACTCTCCCAAGCTATGGCCTGCAACAAAGTCCGGTGCGTCAAAGCCCTCTGCCTCCATCGCTCGAAAGGCGGCAACCGAGGTCGTCAGGATAGCGGGCTGCGTATTCGCCGTCATCGCGAGGTCTTCTTCAGTCCCCGAAAAACACATTTCGGAAAGCGAAAAGCCTAGAGCCTCATCGGCCTGTTCAAAGATCTCGCGGGCAGCCGCAAAATTATCGAACAGGTCCTTGCCCATTCCGATCGTTTGGCTTCCCTGCCCGGGAAATATGAACGCGACCTTCGCCATCACTTCAGAGATCAGCAAACTAGAACCTAATGACCGTCGCTCCCCACGTAACGCCGCCGCCAAACGCGGTGAGCAAAACGAGATCGCCTTCCTTGATACGGCCCGATTGGATGCACTCGTCCATTGCAATAGGTATCGAAGCCGAGGAAGTATTCCCGAGTTCGGCAATATTCGAATAAACTTTTTCGTCCGGAACGCCGAGGCGAGAAGCGACAGCATCGGTGATCCGCTGGTTTGCCTGATGCGGAATGACAATCGCGACATCGTCCACCGTGTAACCCGCCTTTGCAAGCATTTCCGCCGAGATCTCCGCCATTGACCGGACAGCAACCTTGAAAAGCTCGTTGCCCTTCATTTTAAAGAAGTGCTGGCCGTCGTCGATCGTCTGATGGGTCGTTCCCATCTTGGTTCCTCCACCCGGAGCATAAAGCTGCTCTTCATAGCGGCCGTCCGACCGGATCTTTGTAGCGAGAATTCCTTTCGGAGCTTCGACCGGCCCAACGACCGCCGCCCCGGCGCCATCGCCAAAGATCACGCATGTCCCGCGATCTGTATAGTCAACGTATTTGGTAAGGACCTCGGCACCGATCACGAGAGCATATTTTATTTGCCCCGTCCGAATCATCGATTCGACCATCGTAAGGCCGTAGATGAAACCGGAACACGCCGCAAATATATCCATTCCCGCGGCATTCGTTGCTCCAATTTGAGCCTGGATCAATGCACCGGTCGAGGGCATTATTTGGTCCGGCGTGGTCGTTGCGCAGACAATAATGTCGATGTCCGTCGGTTCGAGTCCGGCGCGCTCCAAAGCCTGCTTCGCCGCCGCTGTGCCAAACATCGAAGTATATTCGTTCTCTTTGGCCTTATGGCGCTGCTTGATGCCGGTTCGGCTGGTGATCCATTCATCGGAGGTTTCAACGATCTTTTCCAGATCGGCGTTCGTTAAAACACCTTCCGGATAAGCGTGACCCATCCCGAGAATGCCCGCGTTGATTTCAGACATTGGCAAGAATTAGAACGTAAAATTCAGGAAACTTCAAAGGCTATTCGGAGTCTTTGACATCGATGATCTGACGCCCCTTGTACATTCCCGTCGCCGGGTCAATGCGATGCGGCATACGGGCCTCGCCGGTTTCCTTATCGGTCTGAAACTGCGGGGTCACAATGGCATCGTGAGCTCGGCGCTGACGTGTACGTGATTTTGAATGTCGTCGTTTTGGATTAGGCATAACTTCCTCAATAAGTAACTTGTCTCAATCTTAATCTTTAAGCTTCTTCAGTGCTTCCCATCTGGGGTCGATCGCATCGTCCGTGCAGCCGCAGTCCCCGTTATTGAGATTCGCACCGCACTTACTGCAAAGCCCATGGCAATCCGGACTGCAAATTTCCCTTTCAGGCTCCGCAAGATAGATCTGCTCTCTTACAATTTCAACCAACTCGATCGGCCCTTCCGGCACGACGTCGGCGTCCAATTCATCGAGCCCAACTTCCGACTCTGCTCTCGATACAAAGTGCTCAGCGTCAATAAAATCCGACCGAAACTTGACGGAAATCTCCCGTTCGAAGGGCTCAAGACATCGGGCACATGGCCCATTGGCCTTGCCGGCAATAGTTCCTTCGATCCGAATGCCGCGGCCAAACTTGACCGCCGTACCTTCGAACGCAAGACCGAGAAACTCGAGCCCCGAGTCTTCGTCAAGCCCTAACGCTTCGGCAGAGATCTCCTCTCGAATATTAAGCGGCACAGGCCCAAGCATCGACTCTTCGATCTGCATCAAATCAAAGAGCACCCTATAGAATGACTCAAAATAAGCACCCCGAGGGACAAACCCTTAATTATAGCGGGACGTGCAACAGTGTCAAACGAACTTCGTCCCATTAAGCATCCCTGCCGACCGCATCGGAAAGGTTCTGAATCCCTTGCTCTCCCAGTATCCGGGCGAGCCCGAGCAAAACACCTGATGCAAAAGACGGCCCGCCATAGACAAACCCTGTGTACGCCTGCAGCAATGACGCCCCGGCGGCGACCTTTGCAAACGCATCCTCTGCCGAGAATATCCCGCCAACGCCAATGATCGGGATCGCACCGTCAGAAAAGCGATAGATCTTTTTTATCACTTCGTTCGACCTTTGAAGCAATGGCCGGCCGCTCAAGCCGCCTGCTCCGATGGCGGAAACATTCTTAGACTGAAGCCCGTCGCGAGAAATGGTCGTATTTGTGGCGATGATGCCGGCGATCCCACGCTCACGGCACACCGTGACGGCGTCTTCGATCTCGCCATCAGAAAGATCGGGTGCCAGCTTGACCAAAAGCGGCTTTGCCCCGATTTCCGAGTTTCGCTTTTGCAACGCCGCGAGCAATTCGTCGAGGCTTTCACTCTTCTGCAGTTCGCGAAGGTTTGGTGTATTCGGTGAGGAGATATTGACCGCAACAAAATCGGCCAGCGGCTGAAGCAGTTCGAATGCGGCGATGTAATTCTCGACCGCTTCCTCGTTTGGAACATCTTTATTTTTTCCTATATTAATGCCGATGACGCATTTGTGCTCGGCCTTCTGCAGCCGTTTTGCGACAGCTTCGGCCCCGTCGTTATTGAAACCGAGCCGATTTATCAGCGCTCCGTCCTCCGGAAGCCGAAAGATCCGAGGTTTTGGGTTTCCGGGTTGCGGCTTGTAAGTTATGGTGCCAACTTCGACAAAACCAAAGCCTAGACTGGCAAGGTGTTGGATCACGAGCCCATTTTTATCGAATCCCGCCGCAATTCCGAGCGGATTCGGGAAATCGAGGCCAAATTCAAAAGTCCGCAGCAACGGCAATTCGATGGTGCCCGGCCCATCGGCCAAGCCAATCTTTAGCACCCACATACCGAGGTCGTGTGCCGTTTCGGCCGGTAGCCGAAAAAGCATCGGCCGGATCAATTTGTTGAAAACGCCGCTCATTTCTTAACGCCCATATTATCCGAGCGGCAATAATTGATAAACCGCGGCCCCGCAGATAATTAGCGAGGCGGGCTGTCAATTGAACTTTGCCCGACGCTCTGATAGCATTTGCTACGAATGCCGGACGAGAACAGCCTGACAGAAAAATCCCGAATAATGGACTCTGCCCGAATGAAGCGGGCGATCTCGCGGCTTGCCTCTGAGATAGTTGAAGAGAATCAGGGGGCGAAGGACGTTTACATCGTCGGCATTCGTCGCCGTGGCGTGCCCCTGGCAGAGCGGATCGTCGATAAGATCGCCGAGATCGAAGGCGAAATGCCGCTCTTTGGCATTATCGACATCACGCTTTACCGCGATGATCTTTCGACTGTCGGTGCAAGCCCGATAGTGAACCGTACCGAACTCGACGCCGATATTGACGGTAAGATC contains:
- a CDS encoding type II toxin-antitoxin system HicB family antitoxin → MRTLEFTYWQDGEFFVGHLNSFPDYETQGTSKEELVENLADLLKDLESGEVPFVRRVEELVIA
- the fabF gene encoding beta-ketoacyl-ACP synthase II, yielding MKRRVVVTGVGLVTPIGNDVPTTWNGLMSGVNGADDIKRFDTEKFSVKFACEVKGFDPLSFLDKKEARRMGAFTHFALAASDEAMKHSGLVIDESNADMVGTYISSGIGDFWAIEREHEKLLNSGPDRVSPFFIVSAIVNLAAGNVSIRHGAKGPNSATATACSAGAHAIGDSFRIIERGDADAMICGGAESAITPMSVAGFASMRALSTRNDDPKRASRPFDAERDGFVIGEGSGIMILEELEFAKARGANILAEIVGYGMSGDAFHVTMPDETGSGAIRVMEKAIKDAGISPEQIGYVNAHGTSTPYNDKFESLAIKKVFGEHAKNGLAVSSTKSMTGHALGAAGGIEAVFSVLAIKEGKLPPTINYEFPDPECDLDYIPNEARETQVEYALSNSFGFGGTNACLIFKRYSE
- a CDS encoding acyl carrier protein, producing the protein MSEVQDKIKQIIVDELGVDEAEVTENARFIEDLGADSLDLVELVMRFEEEFDIEIPDEDAEKIQSVRDAYAYVEQHKG
- the fabD gene encoding ACP S-malonyltransferase — translated: MAKVAFIFPGQGSQTIGMGKDLFDNFAAAREIFEQADEALGFSLSEMCFSGTEEDLAMTANTQPAILTTSVAAFRAMEAEGFDAPDFVAGHSLGEYSALVAAGVLDFADAVRTVRKRGTYMQEAVPVGVGAMAAILGSDVETVEVACADAAQGQVCSPANINSPSQIVIAGDSDAVDRACELLKERGAKRAVKLNVSAPFHCSLMMPAQERLEQDLKALEYAEFRFPIVHNVDAAVNSDETRVCDALTRQVSAPVKWLQSVRELRSNGVETVIEVGAGKVLSGLVRQIDRDVRCLNVENSESLRNTKESL
- a CDS encoding ketoacyl-ACP synthase III, which codes for MSEINAGILGMGHAYPEGVLTNADLEKIVETSDEWITSRTGIKQRHKAKENEYTSMFGTAAAKQALERAGLEPTDIDIIVCATTTPDQIMPSTGALIQAQIGATNAAGMDIFAACSGFIYGLTMVESMIRTGQIKYALVIGAEVLTKYVDYTDRGTCVIFGDGAGAAVVGPVEAPKGILATKIRSDGRYEEQLYAPGGGTKMGTTHQTIDDGQHFFKMKGNELFKVAVRSMAEISAEMLAKAGYTVDDVAIVIPHQANQRITDAVASRLGVPDEKVYSNIAELGNTSSASIPIAMDECIQSGRIKEGDLVLLTAFGGGVTWGATVIRF
- the rpmF gene encoding 50S ribosomal protein L32, which produces MPNPKRRHSKSRTRQRRAHDAIVTPQFQTDKETGEARMPHRIDPATGMYKGRQIIDVKDSE
- a CDS encoding DUF177 domain-containing protein, translated to MQIEESMLGPVPLNIREEISAEALGLDEDSGLEFLGLAFEGTAVKFGRGIRIEGTIAGKANGPCARCLEPFEREISVKFRSDFIDAEHFVSRAESEVGLDELDADVVPEGPIELVEIVREQIYLAEPEREICSPDCHGLCSKCGANLNNGDCGCTDDAIDPRWEALKKLKD
- a CDS encoding quinone-dependent dihydroorotate dehydrogenase, whose translation is MSGVFNKLIRPMLFRLPAETAHDLGMWVLKIGLADGPGTIELPLLRTFEFGLDFPNPLGIAAGFDKNGLVIQHLASLGFGFVEVGTITYKPQPGNPKPRIFRLPEDGALINRLGFNNDGAEAVAKRLQKAEHKCVIGINIGKNKDVPNEEAVENYIAAFELLQPLADFVAVNISSPNTPNLRELQKSESLDELLAALQKRNSEIGAKPLLVKLAPDLSDGEIEDAVTVCRERGIAGIIATNTTISRDGLQSKNVSAIGAGGLSGRPLLQRSNEVIKKIYRFSDGAIPIIGVGGIFSAEDAFAKVAAGASLLQAYTGFVYGGPSFASGVLLGLARILGEQGIQNLSDAVGRDA
- the pyrR gene encoding bifunctional pyr operon transcriptional regulator/uracil phosphoribosyltransferase PyrR — encoded protein: MTEKSRIMDSARMKRAISRLASEIVEENQGAKDVYIVGIRRRGVPLAERIVDKIAEIEGEMPLFGIIDITLYRDDLSTVGASPIVNRTELDADIDGKIIVLVDDVLYTGRTIRAAMDQLMDFGRPRKVQLAVLIDRGREHRELPIQADFVGKTVPTKQSEIIRVMLKEYDDVEGVGIFEMPGTGK